Proteins encoded together in one Fibrobacter sp. UWB10 window:
- a CDS encoding DUF4434 domain-containing protein: MEAANTAGTKLWLGLYYNGENWYTPPNAEQLDTLTSRNLKVLEEIHSLYGSESVIEGVYIPQEIARYYWDGLRNDATPEMLTEHFLKLVTEAAQAKGWKVMAAPFYNQNLETPEKLQSFFEKLFAAGFKPDIIAMQDGIGANDAGKLHAEIATVGNYERAVAQACKKYGIEFWVDMELFRTDDSHALADSARISAQLDTAYAAGAAKVIAYDLAVLGNAGLDSLEKWNLSSESNASSIIKRRNAKTSPRPSDRKQAPLKYYKPDGARAQPGQRVKKFFLF, encoded by the coding sequence ATCGAGGCCGCCAATACAGCCGGAACCAAACTTTGGCTTGGACTCTATTACAATGGCGAAAACTGGTACACCCCACCGAACGCTGAGCAGCTCGATACGCTTACATCAAGAAACCTGAAAGTCCTCGAAGAAATCCATTCGCTATACGGCAGCGAGAGCGTTATCGAAGGCGTTTACATTCCGCAAGAAATCGCGCGCTACTACTGGGATGGCCTTCGCAATGACGCAACGCCGGAAATGCTCACAGAACATTTCTTGAAGCTAGTCACCGAAGCCGCACAGGCGAAGGGCTGGAAAGTCATGGCCGCCCCGTTCTACAACCAGAATCTGGAAACACCCGAGAAGTTGCAATCATTTTTCGAGAAACTCTTTGCCGCCGGATTCAAGCCCGACATTATCGCCATGCAAGACGGCATCGGCGCAAACGATGCAGGCAAACTCCACGCCGAAATTGCAACCGTAGGCAACTACGAACGTGCCGTAGCACAAGCCTGCAAAAAATACGGAATCGAATTCTGGGTCGACATGGAACTGTTCCGCACCGACGATTCGCACGCGCTCGCCGACAGCGCAAGAATCTCCGCACAGCTTGACACCGCATACGCTGCAGGTGCCGCAAAAGTCATTGCCTACGACCTCGCCGTCCTCGGAAACGCAGGCCTAGACTCGCTTGAAAAATGGAACCTCAGTTCCGAAAGCAACGCATCAAGCATCATCAAACGCCGCAATGCTAAAACAAGCCCGCGTCCCAGCGACCGCAAGCAAGCTCCGCTCAAATACTACAAGCCGGACGGAGCAAGAGCCCAGCCCGGCCAGAGAGTGAAAAAATTTTTCCTATTTTAA
- a CDS encoding DEAD/DEAH box helicase, producing MCTTKNYLHAIEKEIELRLNGFQTTLFEGKFLGKDDSGLKYVMTESKRTNAKFEDIQNTFIQAVKKGVSSARVYMVPENKVPRVDLEPKNLIVLTNLTFEVDKDTGKKTVYFWMKEHIKEGHILCIPPSTIPMAAEIAAMEHVSGVHGDLGVAARSEVNNFESFYNIPAIIPQALNSIMQKEELDLPSYTPVELADDDYYILKDNNRPGNSEQRKFVCNALSTPDFTIKVGPPGSGKTTAIIELIIQLVKRGKRILLVASTNVAVDNILEKLKDHLDLACVKRYGCEDNPNISNDAKKFINGKPFMKTEAKALQERLKRIPEDKRTAVQQELLEHSDVKDNLLLYEFLQENTPIVAGTTFGASLEVMRQLSLKGSDEPPFDYLILDEASKTTIQEFLVPACLCNHWIIVGDIQQLPPYVSDDDLAENLQICYPDDSDKEREYTVASDSLLMSAGKQMRQTVVLVEKESEMDAYWYKRYAKKYDILFADADKSEYDDVLPYATVIVGTLPSLKEKRDLIAPRVTTIRVARDKNTGRILHEEGMQEWVAAARYNREKLFERFDENDPKEWHDEISWRLIRMFEQRDNDVNADKSTLTRLKEEVDQLIPEGDKEACKKRIRIFEQIYLPSCMELLSRGYGEYRDLALFRGIPEKMLDERCVKLSYQHRSHQQIAQLASDEFYDGMAMRSEHMEGKREWSYRRFGKQHVHWENIKGRCDHKNRNKKEQAWIEKELEKFRDFAKAKPKKDEKSGKVEKWSVAVLSFYKEQAEELKAVCLRVFKDSSKFVTFSVGSVDSFQGHEADIVFLSYSNQVATCFISAPNRLNVAITRARYMMVHVGNWRAMSKGQGALGRIVQKLKNVTHNL from the coding sequence ATGTGTACTACTAAGAATTATCTCCATGCCATCGAGAAGGAAATCGAACTCCGACTCAATGGCTTTCAGACCACCCTTTTCGAAGGAAAATTCCTGGGAAAAGATGATAGTGGTCTTAAGTACGTGATGACCGAATCGAAGCGTACCAATGCCAAGTTCGAGGACATTCAGAATACCTTCATTCAGGCTGTCAAGAAGGGCGTTTCTTCCGCCCGTGTGTATATGGTGCCCGAAAACAAAGTGCCTAGGGTGGATCTTGAGCCTAAGAACTTGATTGTGCTGACGAACCTTACCTTTGAAGTGGATAAGGATACTGGAAAGAAGACGGTCTACTTCTGGATGAAGGAGCACATCAAGGAGGGGCACATCTTATGCATTCCGCCTTCCACTATCCCGATGGCTGCTGAAATCGCAGCAATGGAGCATGTCAGTGGTGTGCATGGAGACTTAGGAGTGGCTGCCCGCAGTGAGGTGAATAATTTCGAATCGTTCTATAACATTCCCGCAATTATTCCCCAGGCCCTCAATAGTATTATGCAGAAGGAAGAATTGGATCTCCCGAGCTATACGCCTGTTGAACTAGCCGATGACGATTACTACATCCTTAAGGATAACAATCGTCCGGGCAATAGTGAACAACGTAAGTTTGTATGCAATGCGCTCTCTACTCCGGATTTCACCATCAAGGTTGGGCCTCCTGGTTCTGGCAAAACTACCGCCATTATCGAGCTTATTATCCAGCTGGTAAAGCGAGGCAAGCGCATTTTGCTTGTTGCCTCTACCAATGTGGCTGTCGACAATATCTTGGAAAAACTGAAGGACCACTTGGACCTTGCCTGCGTCAAACGTTATGGTTGCGAAGACAATCCCAACATTAGCAATGATGCCAAGAAGTTTATTAACGGCAAGCCTTTTATGAAGACGGAGGCTAAGGCTCTTCAGGAACGCTTGAAGAGGATTCCCGAAGACAAGCGTACCGCAGTCCAGCAGGAACTTTTGGAACATAGCGATGTCAAGGATAACCTGCTGTTGTATGAATTCCTTCAGGAGAACACGCCCATTGTTGCGGGCACCACTTTTGGGGCGTCTCTTGAAGTGATGAGGCAGTTGAGTTTGAAGGGTTCTGACGAGCCGCCGTTCGACTACCTGATTCTCGATGAGGCTTCCAAGACCACTATTCAGGAATTCCTGGTTCCGGCGTGCCTGTGCAATCATTGGATTATCGTGGGTGATATCCAGCAGTTGCCGCCATACGTGAGTGATGATGACTTGGCGGAGAACCTGCAGATTTGTTACCCAGATGATTCTGATAAGGAACGTGAATACACTGTGGCTTCGGATTCGTTACTGATGTCTGCCGGCAAGCAGATGCGTCAGACTGTGGTGCTGGTGGAGAAGGAATCTGAAATGGATGCTTATTGGTACAAGCGGTATGCAAAGAAGTATGATATCCTCTTTGCCGATGCCGACAAGTCCGAGTATGATGATGTCTTGCCCTATGCCACCGTTATTGTGGGGACCCTGCCATCGCTCAAGGAAAAACGCGACCTGATTGCACCCCGCGTTACCACCATACGTGTGGCTCGTGATAAGAATACTGGGCGTATTCTTCACGAAGAAGGTATGCAGGAATGGGTGGCGGCTGCACGTTACAATCGCGAGAAGCTCTTTGAACGCTTTGATGAGAACGATCCCAAGGAATGGCACGACGAAATTTCGTGGAGATTGATTCGCATGTTCGAACAACGCGACAATGACGTGAACGCCGACAAGAGTACGCTCACCCGCTTGAAAGAAGAAGTGGACCAACTGATTCCCGAAGGGGACAAGGAAGCTTGCAAGAAGCGCATCCGCATCTTTGAACAGATTTACCTGCCTTCGTGTATGGAACTCCTTAGCAGAGGTTACGGTGAATATAGGGATCTTGCTCTTTTCCGTGGAATTCCTGAGAAGATGCTCGATGAGCGCTGTGTCAAGCTTTCTTACCAGCACCGCAGTCATCAGCAGATTGCGCAACTCGCTTCCGACGAGTTCTATGATGGTATGGCGATGCGTTCCGAGCATATGGAAGGTAAACGCGAATGGTCGTACCGCCGTTTTGGTAAGCAGCATGTGCATTGGGAGAACATCAAGGGACGCTGTGACCACAAGAACCGCAACAAGAAGGAGCAGGCATGGATTGAAAAGGAACTAGAAAAGTTCCGCGATTTCGCGAAGGCAAAGCCCAAGAAGGATGAGAAAAGTGGGAAGGTCGAAAAGTGGTCTGTCGCGGTCCTTTCGTTCTACAAGGAACAGGCCGAGGAATTGAAGGCCGTTTGCCTGCGCGTGTTCAAGGATAGTTCGAAGTTCGTGACGTTCAGCGTGGGTTCCGTAGACTCCTTCCAGGGGCACGAAGCGGACATCGTATTCCTCAGCTACAGCAACCAGGTTGCGACCTGCTTCATCAGTGCCCCGAACCGCCTGAACGTTGCTATCACTCGCGCCCGCTACATGATGGTGCATGTTGGCAATTGGCGTGCTATGAGCAAGGGCCAGGGGGCACTTGGCCGCATTGTCCAAAAACTCAAGAATGTAACCCATAACCTTTAA
- a CDS encoding AAA domain-containing protein has translation MVIFIFWEKKEFRARYVYILNGRNREKRDEISNMQILDTIEKYTVTSEPKILSEHLHFYENCEDAAGDVFDILVLQETIENRRALNRQIENEIKPLIGCDVQGFVKTIDVSYNADENFYYIVYEHFSDDYLKDFPNNIDIPAILGIAKGLDYFKKNGNNQGFIISPKFILVNEENEAKLLFPKLYEIFLREKLLDEDYLSPQAIKHNKGDSQLSPNHQDDMFSLVKTFEAFLRDNYSDIESEKLVLDELVKKTLDPDRKKRFSKYYELIDLLQKLTPIKRFQLPSLAVITQPEYEDDIDEVISSMNENTWMVVNPELSERDQVTGRFTTNEWTGRFFVDDDGYLFIPYTNCRNNCNNAIIQDEDAFLLEAHVEYDANTSDYWIDFLWEKYQEKNKLAKLSRQKHNELEVWQKLPETEKKFIEMRALKIPYKKVEEGKDGSKLLFYLDDEQENAPKISWGKIKNMKNEKKILFVGEQIVGKIGDWRSESKIITIPNPVCTIQEIPHQGILSEDIRQETSQYKKQVEACQKFIKSSIANKELGDIIATPEESIECNIHDLDYDGFKSKLFNSNIAKDDSQLEAVLEAVNYKPIYIIQGPPGTGKTTVIVETIRQIVNENPNAKILLTSQSNLAVDNVLEKLVGETEIRFIRLASDNALENDNVSESMKSHCYEEKLKSWVGETEQKSKKYMEENFPSQEGNRNLYEIFKAFEDARSKKDIKLFKKALAKGNDYLKQLFENAEDFADIETVFKETFGEKYFKLKKIQKDWIAFISNSSVNYDSDRKVSMLNNGSEEINFLTAMLLKMNILGATCIHIASSRYSRVNFNFDYVIMDESSKATPAESLVPISMGRNIILIGDDKQLPPVVTRDDAVKQDIKEQVEDEGLDIEKTYGVSLFEKIKKEFESSNNKRYVKMLDIQYRMPKQIGSLISKYFYDGKLKNPDIEGYDEKKSHKLSLKKETSIVFLNTSNRENHYDNGDKFNRQNQCNVDTIKELLSKLNSLYPDNASNDNPFDIGVIAGYRGQVELLKKQVDAKAYGNFIKDNEPLVQINTVDKFQGAERDIIIYDIVRSSHGHDNIGFLADYRRINVAFSRAKRLLFIIGDSNYLLNRAVFTKSENFTEFKLKQIVEELQKEGLVFNSMEEIFNA, from the coding sequence ATGGTAATCTTTATATTTTGGGAAAAAAAAGAATTTAGAGCGCGTTATGTATATATATTAAATGGAAGAAATCGTGAAAAGCGGGATGAAATATCGAATATGCAAATATTGGACACTATAGAAAAATATACAGTCACATCTGAACCAAAAATATTAAGTGAACATCTTCACTTCTATGAAAATTGTGAAGATGCTGCAGGAGATGTATTCGATATTTTGGTTTTACAGGAAACCATCGAAAATAGACGCGCACTCAATCGACAGATTGAAAATGAAATCAAGCCTTTAATAGGTTGTGATGTTCAGGGATTCGTAAAAACAATTGATGTCAGCTATAATGCGGACGAAAATTTTTATTACATCGTGTATGAACATTTTTCGGATGATTATTTAAAGGATTTTCCAAACAATATTGATATCCCTGCTATTTTGGGTATAGCAAAGGGGTTGGACTACTTTAAAAAAAATGGAAATAATCAGGGGTTTATCATATCTCCCAAGTTCATACTAGTAAATGAAGAAAATGAAGCAAAACTCCTTTTTCCAAAACTCTATGAAATCTTTCTACGTGAGAAATTGCTAGACGAAGACTATTTGTCTCCACAAGCCATAAAGCATAATAAAGGAGATTCTCAATTATCGCCGAATCATCAAGATGACATGTTTTCTTTGGTCAAGACCTTTGAGGCCTTTTTGCGAGACAACTATAGCGATATCGAAAGTGAAAAGCTGGTACTAGATGAGCTTGTCAAAAAGACCCTTGATCCCGACAGAAAGAAGAGGTTTTCCAAATATTACGAATTAATAGATTTGTTACAAAAATTGACGCCGATAAAGCGGTTTCAATTACCCTCGTTGGCTGTAATAACACAACCAGAATATGAAGATGATATTGATGAAGTCATATCGTCAATGAACGAAAATACATGGATGGTGGTTAATCCAGAATTATCCGAACGTGATCAAGTTACAGGACGATTTACAACCAATGAATGGACGGGAAGATTCTTTGTAGATGACGATGGCTATCTCTTTATTCCTTATACTAACTGCAGAAATAATTGTAACAATGCCATTATTCAAGATGAAGATGCGTTTTTGTTAGAAGCTCATGTTGAGTATGACGCAAATACATCTGATTATTGGATAGATTTTTTATGGGAAAAATATCAGGAAAAAAATAAACTTGCAAAATTGTCTCGCCAAAAGCATAATGAACTTGAGGTATGGCAAAAATTGCCCGAGACAGAAAAGAAATTTATTGAAATGCGCGCCCTTAAAATTCCATATAAAAAAGTGGAAGAAGGAAAGGATGGGTCTAAGTTACTATTCTATTTAGATGACGAACAAGAAAACGCCCCCAAAATTAGTTGGGGAAAAATAAAGAATATGAAAAACGAAAAGAAGATTCTTTTCGTTGGAGAGCAAATTGTTGGTAAAATTGGGGATTGGCGTTCAGAATCTAAAATTATTACGATTCCGAATCCTGTTTGCACCATTCAGGAAATACCACATCAAGGGATTCTTTCTGAGGATATTAGACAAGAAACAAGTCAATACAAGAAACAAGTAGAAGCGTGCCAAAAGTTTATCAAATCTAGCATAGCTAATAAGGAATTAGGAGATATAATAGCTACTCCAGAAGAATCTATAGAATGCAATATACATGATTTGGATTATGACGGATTCAAAAGTAAATTATTCAATTCAAATATTGCAAAAGACGATTCTCAGCTTGAAGCGGTTTTGGAAGCCGTTAATTACAAACCAATATACATAATTCAGGGGCCTCCAGGAACCGGTAAAACGACTGTTATAGTAGAAACCATACGGCAAATTGTGAATGAAAACCCAAATGCAAAAATTTTGTTGACCTCGCAATCCAATTTGGCCGTAGATAATGTGCTTGAAAAATTAGTTGGCGAAACGGAGATTCGTTTTATCCGTTTGGCAAGTGACAATGCTCTTGAAAATGACAATGTCTCTGAAAGTATGAAATCACATTGTTATGAAGAAAAATTGAAAAGTTGGGTTGGCGAAACGGAGCAGAAGTCAAAAAAATATATGGAAGAAAATTTTCCTTCGCAAGAAGGAAATAGAAACCTGTATGAAATTTTCAAAGCCTTTGAAGATGCCAGAAGTAAAAAAGACATCAAGTTATTTAAAAAGGCTCTAGCAAAGGGTAATGATTATCTAAAACAGCTATTTGAAAACGCAGAGGATTTTGCTGATATTGAAACTGTTTTTAAAGAGACGTTTGGAGAGAAATACTTTAAGTTAAAGAAAATTCAAAAAGACTGGATAGCGTTTATTAGCAATTCTTCCGTAAATTACGACTCCGATAGAAAGGTGTCCATGCTTAACAATGGTAGTGAGGAAATCAATTTTTTAACGGCAATGCTTTTAAAAATGAATATTCTCGGGGCTACTTGTATCCATATTGCCAGCAGTAGATATAGTAGAGTAAACTTCAATTTTGACTATGTCATTATGGATGAGTCAAGCAAGGCGACGCCTGCAGAATCCTTAGTCCCTATAAGCATGGGAAGAAACATTATTCTGATTGGCGATGACAAGCAATTACCCCCAGTTGTTACACGAGATGATGCTGTTAAACAAGATATCAAAGAACAAGTTGAGGATGAGGGACTTGATATTGAAAAAACATATGGTGTATCGTTGTTCGAGAAAATAAAAAAGGAATTTGAATCGTCAAATAATAAGCGATATGTCAAGATGCTGGATATTCAATATCGAATGCCTAAACAAATAGGTTCATTGATATCCAAGTATTTCTATGATGGCAAACTAAAGAATCCTGATATTGAAGGGTACGATGAAAAAAAATCCCATAAATTGAGCTTGAAGAAAGAAACCTCTATTGTCTTTTTGAATACATCGAATAGGGAGAATCACTATGATAATGGCGACAAGTTTAATAGGCAAAATCAGTGTAACGTCGATACAATTAAGGAACTACTCTCAAAATTGAACAGCCTTTACCCAGATAATGCATCTAACGACAACCCATTTGATATAGGAGTGATCGCTGGCTACCGAGGGCAAGTAGAACTTTTGAAAAAACAAGTAGATGCTAAAGCATATGGTAATTTTATCAAAGACAATGAGCCTTTGGTGCAAATAAATACCGTTGATAAATTCCAGGGCGCCGAAAGAGATATTATCATCTATGACATAGTGCGCAGTAGTCATGGGCATGACAATATCGGTTTTCTAGCCGATTATAGGCGCATCAATGTGGCGTTTTCTCGTGCAAAGCGGCTGCTATTTATTATAGGCGATAGTAATTATCTGTTAAATAGGGCTGTATTTACGAAATCGGAGAATTTTACTGAATTTAAATTAAAACAAATTGTCGAAGAGCTCCAAAAGGAAGGACTTGTCTTCAATAGTATGGAGGAAATTTTCAATGCATGA
- a CDS encoding NYN domain-containing protein, with translation MDTEKKIALIIDCDNAKADAIYGIMEELSKFGETSIRRAYGNWKGSNPWEEVLHPFAIQPIQQFPYTKGKNATDLAMTIDVMELLFTESIDIFAIVSSDSDFTPLAMKLRAKSKQVIGFGEEKTPQPFIDSCNSFIYIDKFKKPTESDEATNNIEPLDRNKLRGNSKIMNAIRKAISEEADESGWAVASKVSQQINRQISLSPKNFGYAKWPALIRATEYFEEGKNSKGQQVFRIKKK, from the coding sequence ATGGACACGGAAAAGAAAATAGCCCTGATTATTGACTGCGACAACGCCAAGGCGGACGCCATCTATGGCATCATGGAAGAACTCTCCAAGTTCGGGGAGACGAGCATCCGCAGGGCGTATGGCAACTGGAAAGGTAGCAACCCCTGGGAAGAGGTTCTGCATCCGTTCGCGATTCAGCCGATACAGCAGTTCCCCTACACGAAGGGGAAGAACGCGACCGACCTTGCGATGACTATCGACGTAATGGAACTCCTGTTCACGGAGAGCATCGACATTTTCGCCATCGTGAGCAGTGATTCGGATTTCACTCCGCTTGCCATGAAACTTAGGGCCAAGTCAAAACAGGTAATCGGGTTCGGTGAAGAAAAGACGCCGCAACCGTTCATTGATTCGTGCAATTCCTTCATCTATATCGACAAGTTCAAGAAGCCGACCGAGTCGGACGAGGCGACGAACAACATCGAACCGCTCGACCGCAACAAGCTGCGCGGCAATTCAAAAATTATGAACGCCATCCGCAAGGCAATCAGCGAAGAGGCCGATGAATCAGGCTGGGCAGTCGCATCCAAGGTTTCACAACAAATCAACCGTCAGATTTCGCTGAGCCCCAAGAACTTCGGCTATGCCAAGTGGCCTGCCCTTATCCGTGCCACGGAATACTTTGAGGAAGGCAAAAATTCCAAGGGGCAGCAAGTCTTCCGCATCAAGAAGAAGTAA
- a CDS encoding fibrobacter succinogenes major paralogous domain-containing protein: MTTLLSACSESFTDPRDGQSYDIVQIGPQTWMAENLNYEIEGSACPEGDNRNCSKYGRLYTWDMARAVCPEGWHLPDSADFEKLISAAGGAEVAGYALKSTSGWFKKGNGSDAYGFNALPAGYRLAGNGTTGGKFDGIGGYAHIWCAVETPDGLAYYMLLDFSIKAAKLSAFGKDEARSVRCVK; the protein is encoded by the coding sequence TTGACAACCCTGCTTTCTGCCTGCTCCGAGTCTTTCACCGACCCGCGTGACGGACAAAGTTACGACATCGTACAAATCGGTCCGCAGACCTGGATGGCCGAAAACCTGAATTACGAAATCGAAGGGAGCGCCTGCCCCGAAGGCGACAACCGCAACTGCTCCAAGTACGGACGACTTTATACGTGGGATATGGCACGTGCCGTGTGCCCTGAAGGCTGGCACTTGCCCGACAGCGCGGACTTTGAAAAACTTATTTCAGCAGCGGGTGGCGCAGAAGTTGCTGGCTATGCTCTCAAATCGACAAGTGGCTGGTTCAAGAAAGGAAACGGCTCGGACGCTTACGGCTTTAATGCATTGCCTGCAGGTTACCGCCTTGCCGGAAACGGTACTACGGGCGGCAAGTTCGATGGCATCGGCGGCTATGCGCACATTTGGTGCGCTGTCGAAACACCCGATGGCCTCGCTTACTACATGCTCCTGGATTTCAGCATCAAGGCCGCCAAGCTCAGCGCCTTCGGCAAAGATGAAGCGCGATCGGTTAGGTGTGTGAAGTAG